In the Lactobacillus paragasseri genome, ACTACACGACTCCCTCTTTAAATCTCTTTATCTACTAATACTATCAGCACGGCCTTTATAATCACCGTTTTCAGTTCCGATGATTAATTCTTCGCCTTCTTTAATAAAATCTGGCACAGTTACAACTAAACCAGTATCCATCGTTGCAGGTTTACCACCGCCAGCAGCAGTTGCACCCTTGATTTCTGGTTGAGTTTCCTTAACAGTCATTTTTACAGTAGATGGTAAGTTAATTCCGATCAATTTACCTTCATCAGTAAACTTAAGATCAACATCAATATTAGGCATTAAGAACTTAGCTTCTGCTGCAAGGTGTTCCTTGGGAATTAGATATTGTTCATAAGTATCAGTATCCATAAAGATAAAGTTAGCATC is a window encoding:
- the efp gene encoding elongation factor P, which gives rise to MQAIELKKGMIFSQDGKLIEVLKSNHHKPGKGNTVMQMDLRDVMSGAVVHKTMRPSEKVELVNVALKKAQYLYDDDANFIFMDTDTYEQYLIPKEHLAAEAKFLMPNIDVDLKFTDEGKLIGINLPSTVKMTVKETQPEIKGATAAGGGKPATMDTGLVVTVPDFIKEGEELIIGTENGDYKGRADSISR